One stretch of Cohnella algarum DNA includes these proteins:
- a CDS encoding RAMP superfamily CRISPR-associated protein → MKFVLELLSPLCPAIGEGSAGIIDTEVAVDEFGIPEIPAKRLKGCLLECFDELAQYDAEIFSQNVRDRLFGRSGTLQGNVLIRNGRPSGYAELVDCLRHLRSNPTTASYFHPDAVRDVYTSIRTQTAVDRGTGAVKPKSLRSIRVIQPVSTFEFEVSFSGEYSLADLDILETCTNVLRHMGLNRTRGLGWVKCRLDRTIRENEDSGFFSTDRLDESETYELPLNLMLQSPVIFREGYVTGTALLGSFASLYIKDRKKQNPAYDPEKDELFADLFLHGKVRFRNGYPSVSDISPQRSRPNGAHWKRKKDDYDHVYIMEPAYDKNSNPSSSGTMQDDRMATVPQGFHIASPENSSVVYWVKQATEIHYHHQRPALKSIGHALGPESEIGGELFVYEALPRNSLFAAGLEGEGRLLNVLIDLAKRYGCLLRMGRSANVQYGQVRLKFGQIVRTKPPEMIRIQSGQTFGVLLSSPSVVPNSNGYCDCKAETFATAYLRELEKQLAGPLSIEPTGSVYCRFTEYSGYNTKWQLPKVSQPAYDGGSLFVFVNRSSVDVMVPARGTLGLYTSVGYGEYEIDVLAHKRLIVREPISRTENEIPEALPLTETTRMLISSVLKTVLFRRLSAQAAQDADEWFDSHLTHRDKLNPHIRKRWKLYRECRSKMNYETLYNQARSLDAKKRKNSVSFKDLFRAERVTGETDQILQELSFPALLEWKPGTYEVLTCYYDTFFALLKVRLKRQQKEAQQIGSAN, encoded by the coding sequence ATGAAATTCGTATTGGAATTATTATCTCCGCTTTGTCCCGCAATCGGTGAAGGCTCCGCCGGTATCATCGATACAGAAGTTGCCGTAGACGAGTTTGGAATTCCCGAAATTCCGGCCAAAAGGTTAAAGGGTTGTCTGCTCGAATGTTTCGACGAACTGGCTCAATACGATGCTGAAATATTCAGCCAGAATGTTCGTGATCGGCTATTTGGTCGCAGCGGAACGTTACAGGGAAACGTTTTGATTAGAAACGGCCGCCCGAGCGGCTATGCGGAACTCGTGGATTGTCTCCGGCACCTTCGGAGCAATCCAACAACCGCTTCCTATTTCCATCCTGACGCTGTTCGCGACGTCTATACGTCGATAAGAACACAAACGGCCGTCGATCGTGGAACTGGAGCGGTCAAGCCGAAATCGTTGCGCTCTATTCGCGTCATTCAGCCAGTTTCTACTTTTGAGTTTGAAGTCTCTTTTTCCGGAGAGTATTCATTGGCAGATTTGGATATTTTGGAAACCTGTACAAATGTGCTGCGTCATATGGGATTGAACCGCACGCGAGGACTTGGTTGGGTAAAGTGCCGTCTGGATCGAACGATTCGGGAGAATGAAGATTCCGGCTTCTTTTCCACCGATAGACTGGATGAGTCGGAAACGTATGAATTGCCCCTAAATCTGATGCTGCAATCGCCCGTTATTTTTCGAGAAGGCTACGTTACCGGTACCGCTCTGCTCGGTTCGTTCGCTTCTCTTTACATTAAGGACCGGAAAAAGCAAAATCCCGCTTACGATCCGGAAAAGGACGAACTATTTGCCGATCTGTTTCTCCACGGCAAGGTAAGGTTTCGTAACGGGTACCCGTCCGTTTCGGACATTTCTCCGCAAAGGTCCCGCCCGAACGGTGCACATTGGAAACGTAAAAAAGACGATTACGATCACGTCTACATTATGGAACCTGCCTATGATAAAAATTCGAATCCGTCTTCTTCGGGTACGATGCAGGACGACCGGATGGCTACGGTTCCTCAAGGCTTTCATATCGCCAGTCCCGAGAATTCGTCTGTCGTATATTGGGTAAAGCAAGCGACAGAAATCCATTATCATCATCAGCGCCCAGCCCTAAAAAGCATCGGCCACGCTCTCGGACCGGAAAGCGAGATCGGCGGAGAACTGTTCGTCTATGAGGCGCTGCCTCGAAACAGCTTGTTCGCAGCCGGTCTGGAGGGCGAGGGGCGACTTCTGAATGTCTTAATCGATTTAGCCAAACGCTACGGCTGCCTGCTTCGCATGGGGCGAAGCGCAAACGTCCAGTACGGGCAAGTACGTCTGAAATTCGGTCAAATTGTCCGAACGAAGCCTCCGGAAATGATCCGGATTCAAAGTGGCCAAACTTTCGGTGTGCTACTCTCCTCGCCTTCCGTCGTGCCCAATTCCAACGGATACTGCGATTGCAAGGCGGAGACGTTTGCAACCGCGTATTTGCGTGAATTGGAGAAACAGCTTGCCGGACCTTTATCGATTGAACCGACCGGCTCGGTTTACTGCCGGTTTACGGAATACAGCGGCTACAATACGAAATGGCAGTTGCCGAAAGTGAGCCAGCCCGCATACGACGGGGGCAGCCTGTTCGTTTTTGTGAACCGTAGTTCTGTAGATGTCATGGTCCCGGCAAGAGGAACGCTGGGCCTTTATACGTCTGTCGGCTACGGTGAGTATGAGATTGATGTCCTGGCGCATAAGCGATTGATTGTTCGCGAGCCTATCTCCCGAACGGAAAACGAGATCCCTGAAGCTCTGCCGCTGACGGAGACAACACGTATGCTAATCTCTTCTGTACTAAAAACCGTTCTGTTTCGCCGATTGTCGGCCCAAGCAGCCCAAGATGCAGATGAATGGTTTGACAGTCATTTAACACACCGCGACAAGTTAAATCCGCACATCCGCAAGCGGTGGAAGTTATATCGCGAATGCCGGTCGAAGATGAACTATGAGACGCTGTACAATCAAGCTCGTAGCTTAGATGCAAAAAAACGCAAGAATTCCGTCTCGTTCAAGGATCTATTTCGCGCAGAACGAGTCACCGGCGAAACCGATCAAATTTTACAGGAACTATCCTTTCCCGCCCTGTTGGAATGGAAACCGGGCACGTACGAAGTGTTAACTTGCTACTACGATACTTTTTTTGCACTATTGAAGGTACGACTCAAACGGCAACAAAAGGAGGCACAACAAATTGGTTCCGCAAACTAA
- a CDS encoding RAMP superfamily CRISPR-associated protein — MVPQTKRLPGNRITHRIYLRGTLVLKSPAIVSGGQAVHSDIDILRDFRGNPYIPGSTLAGVLRSLCAHGVSLDQEEEDIVSVFGQSVGRDRISTLSSFIFYDATTAEPISVSFRESVRLGPHKTAVHEAKLDYEVIDCEAAFTFMLEAVIRDGQYLAAQKNIDRMVHGFQDGLVRVGRKTRRGFGILALEDAAYLELDMSKKEDRELWIHFDWRHVTQPWSPSKFNVSLGNRFTTIRVPLRIPHSLLIRTYDTSLKDDDDTTSAEQLTRSDFLPVIPGTSWAGAFRSYTEELRNLEQLNALEIDDLFGRIAKNTGAEALASPLVFEESVIYGGELVRHVRAAIDRFRGGAADGALLTVRPLLNTSGSAHTELTIRVEHRNGNNDYIIGLVLLCIDELARGMITVGGETAIGRGIFTVDGVDPDEEEHLSEQVNHAVRIDGGHLPADAYRQAFIEKIPVWRSVTKA; from the coding sequence TTGGTTCCGCAAACTAAACGGCTTCCGGGCAATCGGATTACGCACCGTATATATTTGAGAGGAACGCTTGTTCTGAAGTCTCCCGCCATCGTCTCCGGCGGACAAGCCGTGCACAGCGATATCGATATTCTCCGGGATTTCCGCGGCAATCCATATATTCCCGGCAGTACGTTGGCGGGCGTCCTACGCAGCTTGTGCGCCCATGGCGTCAGCCTGGATCAAGAGGAGGAAGATATCGTTTCCGTGTTCGGACAATCCGTTGGACGCGATAGAATCTCTACACTCAGTTCCTTTATATTTTACGACGCCACAACAGCCGAGCCGATCTCTGTTTCATTTCGAGAAAGTGTGCGCCTGGGTCCCCATAAGACAGCGGTCCACGAAGCGAAACTGGACTACGAGGTCATCGATTGCGAAGCTGCTTTTACTTTTATGCTGGAAGCGGTTATCCGCGATGGTCAGTACCTGGCCGCACAAAAAAATATTGATCGTATGGTCCATGGCTTTCAAGACGGTCTTGTTCGGGTTGGCCGCAAAACCCGCCGAGGGTTCGGCATCCTTGCTTTAGAAGATGCTGCGTACCTGGAACTCGACATGAGCAAAAAAGAAGACCGAGAGTTATGGATTCATTTTGATTGGAGGCATGTTACGCAACCCTGGAGTCCCTCCAAATTTAATGTTTCCCTCGGGAACCGATTTACGACAATCCGAGTCCCGCTGAGAATTCCTCATTCGCTGCTCATTCGGACGTACGATACAAGTCTTAAAGACGACGACGATACCACTTCGGCCGAACAACTTACCCGCTCCGACTTCTTACCGGTCATTCCCGGCACCTCCTGGGCCGGCGCATTCCGATCCTACACCGAGGAACTGCGGAATCTGGAGCAGTTGAACGCTCTTGAGATCGACGATCTATTCGGACGGATCGCAAAGAACACCGGAGCAGAGGCGTTGGCGTCGCCGCTCGTATTTGAAGAGTCTGTCATCTATGGAGGCGAACTGGTCCGGCATGTAAGGGCGGCGATTGACCGGTTTCGGGGTGGAGCTGCAGACGGAGCTTTATTAACCGTTCGGCCTTTGTTGAACACATCCGGTTCAGCGCATACCGAGCTAACAATCCGTGTCGAGCACCGAAACGGTAATAACGACTACATAATCGGACTTGTTCTATTATGTATTGACGAACTGGCACGAGGGATGATTACGGTCGGTGGAGAAACGGCGATCGGCCGGGGAATTTTTACGGTAGATGGCGTTGATCCCGACGAGGAAGAACATCTCTCGGAGCAGGTAAATCATGCGGTCCGAATTGATGGAGGCCATCTGCCGGCAGATGCCTACCGGCAGGCGTTTATCGAGAAAATCCCGGTATGGAGGAGCGTGACGAAAGCTTGA
- the cas6 gene encoding CRISPR system precrRNA processing endoribonuclease RAMP protein Cas6: MFSHLETLTLRASFVAKKEGRLPPYLGSTLRGIIGHCMRDFVCPTPKVLCHQCNIRHSCSYAQTFCSPGNEGGAVNPFVLHPLVRGKTVWQPGDICSFDLTLIGEATGRAGLLLDTFQAMGERGWGAERLSFALEQVVDPIRGRLIYSSGKTWMRNLQPISLNCTERPATAALVRFDTPVRILLNRTLCHSLSFPVLIQSIVRRVALLSQAYSQHLVHWDEEGLLNEARKVRTIQQNWQFVDFERYSMNRKDNKLNLPAIEGWACYEGDLTPFTPLLEAGTLLHAGKNSTIGFGHFSVIYDK; this comes from the coding sequence ATGTTTTCTCATCTGGAAACGTTGACGCTACGAGCATCGTTTGTAGCCAAAAAAGAAGGAAGATTGCCTCCTTATTTAGGTTCAACGTTAAGAGGTATCATCGGGCATTGCATGCGGGATTTTGTCTGCCCGACGCCTAAAGTACTTTGTCATCAATGCAACATCAGGCATAGTTGTTCCTATGCCCAGACTTTTTGCTCCCCGGGAAATGAAGGCGGTGCCGTTAATCCTTTTGTTCTGCATCCGTTGGTCCGCGGCAAAACGGTTTGGCAGCCGGGGGATATTTGTTCGTTCGATCTGACTTTGATCGGAGAAGCAACTGGTCGGGCAGGGCTTCTTTTGGATACGTTCCAAGCCATGGGAGAACGGGGATGGGGCGCAGAACGACTTTCCTTCGCGCTGGAACAAGTAGTCGATCCGATTCGAGGCCGATTGATTTATTCCAGTGGAAAGACATGGATGCGAAATTTACAACCTATTTCTTTAAACTGTACGGAACGGCCGGCAACAGCTGCTCTGGTCCGCTTTGATACGCCTGTACGAATTCTGCTTAACCGCACTCTTTGCCATTCGTTGTCCTTTCCCGTACTTATTCAATCCATTGTTCGGAGAGTAGCTTTACTGTCTCAAGCTTACTCGCAGCACCTCGTTCACTGGGACGAAGAAGGGTTATTGAATGAGGCACGCAAAGTCAGGACGATCCAGCAAAATTGGCAGTTTGTCGATTTTGAACGGTACTCGATGAACCGTAAGGACAACAAGTTGAATTTGCCGGCCATTGAAGGATGGGCTTGCTATGAGGGAGATTTAACCCCTTTTACGCCGCTGCTTGAAGCCGGAACGCTACTGCATGCGGGTAAAAATTCGACCATTGGTTTCGGGCACTTTAGCGTTATCTACGATAAATAA
- a CDS encoding DUF6602 domain-containing protein — translation MTAKKNTIPKIIGNYAHLERSIVSQLLLETPAHPPTTGSYREYIWKELFEQVIPRKFCIDQGVFVLDSNGNISAEVDLAIYDEQYTPYIFNYGKMKFIPIEAVAVVVQCKSNTLKLDELKSWCKSIAMLSTCSESVTRISGD, via the coding sequence ATGACAGCCAAGAAAAATACAATACCTAAAATCATTGGAAACTATGCGCATCTGGAAAGGTCGATCGTAAGTCAACTTCTACTAGAAACACCTGCTCATCCTCCAACGACAGGATCGTATCGCGAGTACATATGGAAAGAATTATTCGAGCAAGTCATTCCTCGCAAGTTCTGCATTGATCAAGGTGTATTTGTTCTGGACTCCAATGGCAATATTTCAGCAGAAGTTGATCTGGCAATCTACGACGAACAGTATACTCCCTATATTTTCAATTACGGAAAAATGAAGTTTATTCCGATCGAAGCTGTAGCTGTCGTTGTTCAATGTAAAAGCAACACTTTGAAGTTAGATGAACTAAAGAGCTGGTGTAAATCCATTGCAATGCTCAGTACTTGTAGTGAATCTGTAACCAGAATTTCAGGGGACTAA
- the csx19 gene encoding CRISPR-associated protein Csx19, whose translation MTTFNIRKLEEAVDNFLQKKTNRRLFALDYRDNGVFFGKNREYRLLFHDGQPSDWNATTMLRIFDTENEFYALKVDYDSFIVRVIEDENETKLPRLNDIDDSLLHTLPDGMVVFDECHELWGTFAEDSSLGQEWQRYTEARGNSIMLPVKLDRSSLPVYSKVRNYIEARNGSINVIDSRLCGLYYVENGEEKAV comes from the coding sequence TTGACCACGTTTAATATCCGAAAGCTTGAAGAAGCCGTTGATAACTTTCTCCAAAAAAAGACCAATCGCCGCCTATTTGCACTGGACTATCGGGACAACGGCGTCTTTTTCGGCAAGAACCGCGAATACCGTCTTCTCTTCCATGACGGCCAACCTTCCGACTGGAACGCAACCACAATGCTACGAATTTTTGACACGGAAAACGAGTTTTATGCGCTAAAAGTAGATTATGATTCGTTCATCGTTCGGGTGATAGAAGATGAAAACGAAACAAAACTACCACGGCTAAACGACATAGATGACAGTTTGTTGCATACGTTGCCGGATGGAATGGTTGTATTCGATGAATGCCATGAACTGTGGGGTACTTTTGCTGAAGATTCATCATTGGGCCAAGAGTGGCAACGATATACGGAAGCTCGAGGCAATTCCATTATGCTCCCGGTCAAACTGGACCGGAGCAGTCTCCCTGTTTATTCCAAAGTCCGGAATTATATCGAAGCTCGGAATGGCAGCATTAACGTGATCGATTCCCGTCTGTGCGGACTATATTACGTAGAAAACGGCGAAGAAAAGGCGGTGTAG
- a CDS encoding Cas10/Cmr2 second palm domain-containing protein, translating to MSVLAKFDLSGIQDFIFASNKLTEISGGSQIVKKTLASDGVLGRMLQPYGEDAKLQYSGGGNAIVRFKTLEDAQRVSRNLKIWLLQHGRGLRLCSGYCEYDEKTPAKLVFQTLRQNAEREKQTEQTPRLMGSYSINRLDNLTQAPICINKEKPYLGMSAQQRSKREEADQRYFELKFQLPEHESFIREFQHFRKEEDKNFLAIVHIDGNGMGELVKKLTEDSELSMDEALKKLCQLSGEINNSYENAFRQLIQYVKDRQLKTDHTSPNLVLPIRPIVMDGDDVTFVCDGKYGLEYAEYFIKHLNDLDPSFDENHLTASAGVAIAKITFPFSRAYAIAEQCCEYAKHEGRLRDKGQKRASWIDFHLCKSGITGDLDQTRKQYFVPYNDRFLSLCFRPWYIPRQGDSEECRDLAIYELSNFKKLTAEFACSPKVWARSKLKDLHHVMKSGKEAIGLELEFIRSRYPQDFERLITLLGGTWDLAVQHYGTSEPSYTTKLFDALEFIDFCSWQEVSS from the coding sequence ATGAGCGTGCTGGCAAAATTTGATCTCAGCGGCATCCAGGATTTTATTTTTGCTTCGAACAAACTGACTGAAATTAGCGGCGGCTCTCAGATCGTAAAGAAGACGCTGGCCTCGGACGGCGTCCTCGGACGCATGTTGCAACCTTATGGCGAAGACGCAAAACTCCAGTATTCCGGTGGTGGAAATGCAATTGTGCGCTTTAAAACATTGGAGGATGCTCAGAGAGTATCTCGCAACTTAAAGATTTGGCTGCTCCAACACGGGCGAGGATTGCGTCTTTGCAGCGGGTATTGCGAGTACGATGAGAAAACGCCTGCCAAGCTTGTTTTTCAGACATTACGGCAAAACGCGGAACGCGAGAAACAAACGGAACAGACGCCCCGACTTATGGGCTCATATTCTATCAATCGGTTGGACAATTTGACACAAGCCCCTATATGCATCAACAAAGAAAAACCTTATCTAGGCATGTCTGCTCAGCAGAGAAGCAAACGGGAAGAAGCCGATCAACGTTATTTTGAATTGAAGTTTCAGCTACCGGAACACGAGTCGTTTATTCGTGAATTCCAGCATTTCCGCAAGGAAGAAGACAAAAATTTTCTCGCAATTGTTCACATTGACGGAAATGGCATGGGAGAACTCGTAAAAAAACTGACCGAGGACTCCGAACTCTCTATGGACGAAGCCTTGAAGAAACTCTGCCAGTTGTCCGGCGAAATTAATAACTCCTATGAGAATGCGTTCCGTCAACTTATTCAATATGTTAAAGATCGCCAGTTGAAAACGGATCATACGAGCCCTAACCTCGTTCTGCCGATTCGACCGATCGTCATGGACGGCGACGACGTAACCTTTGTATGCGACGGTAAGTACGGATTGGAATATGCCGAGTACTTTATAAAGCACCTTAATGATCTCGACCCTTCGTTTGACGAGAACCATCTGACTGCAAGCGCCGGAGTGGCCATCGCTAAGATCACGTTTCCCTTTTCGAGAGCCTACGCCATCGCCGAGCAATGTTGCGAATATGCCAAACATGAAGGTCGATTACGGGATAAAGGTCAGAAAAGAGCTTCCTGGATCGATTTTCATCTTTGCAAAAGCGGTATCACCGGCGATTTGGATCAAACAAGGAAACAATATTTCGTCCCGTATAACGATCGCTTTTTGTCATTATGCTTTAGGCCCTGGTATATTCCCCGTCAGGGGGATTCAGAAGAATGCCGCGACCTGGCAATTTACGAGTTGAGTAACTTCAAGAAATTGACTGCCGAATTTGCGTGTTCGCCGAAAGTGTGGGCACGCTCCAAGCTGAAGGATTTGCACCATGTGATGAAATCCGGCAAAGAAGCAATCGGCCTTGAGCTTGAGTTCATTCGCTCGCGCTATCCGCAAGATTTTGAACGTCTGATCACGCTTCTTGGCGGAACCTGGGACTTGGCTGTTCAACATTACGGGACGTCGGAACCGTCCTACACGACGAAACTGTTTGACGCGCTCGAATTCATCGACTTTTGTTCCTGGCAGGAGGTTTCATCATGA